CTTCTCCATGCTCGAGGTGCTGGACGTCCTCGGGTTGCGGTCGGAGTGGACGGGGGAGCATTCAGTTTCTTTGGACGCCACGGGCGCGTTATCGGCGCTGGCGCCCTACGAGCTGGTGCGCAAGATGCGGGCCAGCGTGAACGTGCTGGGACCGCTGCTGGCGCGGCTCGGCGAGGCGCGGGTCTCGCTGCCCGGGGGGTGCGCCATCGGCACCCGGCCGGTGGACCTGCACCTGAAGGGTCTGGCGGCGCTGGGCGCGGAGCTCACCATCGAAAACGGCTACATCGTCGGGAAGGCGAAAAAGCTCGCGGGCTGCCGGATAAACCTTTCCGGGAGCCACGGCCCGTCGCGGGGCGCCACGGCCAACGTGCTCATGGCGGCGGTGCTGGCGCGGGGGACGACGGTCATCGAGGGCGCCGCCCGGGAGCCGGAAACCGCCGACCTCTGCAATCTCCTCGTCGCCATGGGGGCGAAAATCTCCGGCGTCGGCACCCCCACCCTGGAAATCGAAGGCGTGGACGCGCTCCACGGCTGCGAGTTCGCCGTGATGGGCGACATCATCGAGGCGGGGACGTACATGGTCGCGGCGGGGATAACGCGCTCGCGCGTCACGCTCACCGGCTGCCCGCTGGAATCCATGGCCCCCGTGGCGGAGAAGCTGGCGGAGGCGGGGGTGGTATGCTCCGGTGTCGGCGGCCGGGTGGTCGTTGACGGGCGCGGCGGCAAGCGGCCCGTCGAAATCCGCACCGGCCCCTGGCCCGAGTTCCCCACCGACATGCAGGCCCAGATGATGGCCCTGGCCACCCTCTCGCCGGGCATCAGCGTCTTCACCGAAACGATTTACCCCGACCGCTTCATGCACGTGCCGGAGCTGGTACGCCTCGGGGCGACCATCAGCCGGGAGGGCGCCACGGCGGTGGTCCACGGCATGACCGCCCTGGCCGGGGCGCACGTGATGGCGACGGACCTGCGGGCGTCGGCGGCGCTGGTCCTGGCCGGACTGGCCGCCGGGGGCGAGACCCACGTCCACCGCGTCTATCACCTGGACCGGGGCTACGAGGGGATGGAGAAGAAGCTCGCCGCCCTGGGCGCCGACGTCCGCCGCATGCCCGACGAGGACGCCTGAACCCGGCCGGTCCTGCGACGTAGTCAAGGGGTCCAAGCCCCCTTGTCTTACCCGAACCCCGCGCGGGAGCCCCATGTTCTTCAACTCCATCACCTTCGCGATCTTCCTCCCCATCGTCTTCGCCCTCTACTGGTCGCTCAACCGGGCCCCCTTAAGGCTGCAGAACCTCCTCGTCGTCGTCGCCAGCTACGTCTTCTACGGCTGGTGGGACTGGCGCTTTCTGGGGCTCATCTTCATCAGCTCCCTGACCGACTTCCTGGTGGGCCGGGGCCTTTCGCGGACGGACGACCCCCGGGGGCGCCGGACCCTGCTCGTGGTCAGCCTCATCGTGAACTTCGCCCTCCTGGGCTTCTTCAAGTACTTCAACTTCTTCGCCGACTCCTTCGCCGCCCTTCTGACCCTCATGGGCCTGCGGGTCAACCCGTCGTCGCTGGCCGTGATTCTCCCCGTGGGAATCAGCTTCTACACCTTCCAGACGCTCTCCTACACCGTGGACGTCTACCGGCGGAAGGTGGAGCCGACGCGGGACCCCATCGCCTTCTTCGCCTTCGTGAGCTTCTTCCCGCAGTTGGTGGCCGGTCCCATCGAGCGGGCGCGCAACCTGTTGCCCCAGTTCACCCGACGAAGGGAGTTCAACCTCGAACGGGCCAAGGATGGGATGCGGCAGATTCTCGGCGGTCTCTTCAAGAAAATCTGCATCGCCGACTTCGTCGCCCGCTACGTGGACACCATCTTCAGCACCTACGCCCGCCAGGACGGTCTGATCCTCTTCGGCGGCGTCTTTTTGTTCGCCGTCCAAATCTACTGCGACTTCGCCGGTTACTCGGACATCGCCATAGGCACGGCGCGCCTCTTCGGCTTCGACCTGATGCGCAACTTCGCCTACCCCTACTTCTCCCGGGACATCGCCGAGTTCTGGCGGCGGTGGCATATCTCCCTGTCGAGCTGGTTCCGCGACTACGTGTACTACCCCCTGGGCGGGCCCTTCGGCTCCAAGGCCAGGCAGGTCTTCGGCATCGTCTTCACCTTCACCCTGAGCGGGCTGTGGCACGGGGCCAACTGGACCTTCGTCTGCTGGGGTTTTCTGAACGGCTGCTACTACATCCCGCTGCTCCTACGGAAAACGCCGCCGCATCACAAGGGCGTCGTGGCCAAGAAGAGCCGGCTCCCCTCGCTCAAGGAATTTTTTCAGATGCTGGGCACCTTCGGC
This DNA window, taken from bacterium, encodes the following:
- a CDS encoding MBOAT family protein, whose amino-acid sequence is MFFNSITFAIFLPIVFALYWSLNRAPLRLQNLLVVVASYVFYGWWDWRFLGLIFISSLTDFLVGRGLSRTDDPRGRRTLLVVSLIVNFALLGFFKYFNFFADSFAALLTLMGLRVNPSSLAVILPVGISFYTFQTLSYTVDVYRRKVEPTRDPIAFFAFVSFFPQLVAGPIERARNLLPQFTRRREFNLERAKDGMRQILGGLFKKICIADFVARYVDTIFSTYARQDGLILFGGVFLFAVQIYCDFAGYSDIAIGTARLFGFDLMRNFAYPYFSRDIAEFWRRWHISLSSWFRDYVYYPLGGPFGSKARQVFGIVFTFTLSGLWHGANWTFVCWGFLNGCYYIPLLLRKTPPHHKGVVAKKSRLPSLKEFFQMLGTFGLVLLGWVFFRSDTLADALAYLGRMFSVPYMSGVWHGSLLQPVAVSAAFFVAEWLQRRRAHVMDLGRAPRTLRWATYYALFLVAALFGTFGGREFIYFRF
- the murA gene encoding UDP-N-acetylglucosamine 1-carboxyvinyltransferase → MDKYVIRGGKRLAGEIPVSGSKNASLPMYPAAILAAEGKVVLSNVPRLDDVFSMLEVLDVLGLRSEWTGEHSVSLDATGALSALAPYELVRKMRASVNVLGPLLARLGEARVSLPGGCAIGTRPVDLHLKGLAALGAELTIENGYIVGKAKKLAGCRINLSGSHGPSRGATANVLMAAVLARGTTVIEGAAREPETADLCNLLVAMGAKISGVGTPTLEIEGVDALHGCEFAVMGDIIEAGTYMVAAGITRSRVTLTGCPLESMAPVAEKLAEAGVVCSGVGGRVVVDGRGGKRPVEIRTGPWPEFPTDMQAQMMALATLSPGISVFTETIYPDRFMHVPELVRLGATISREGATAVVHGMTALAGAHVMATDLRASAALVLAGLAAGGETHVHRVYHLDRGYEGMEKKLAALGADVRRMPDEDA